One Oharaeibacter diazotrophicus DNA segment encodes these proteins:
- a CDS encoding WcbI family polysaccharide biosynthesis putative acetyltransferase, whose protein sequence is MKIMIVGLCHVVGMGETLRRLLPGAEVTALHVRNATDGLAGIAAAAAAADLTITQAVPSHGVAALEPERLREAGARRLFFVPPFVFEGYQPDAAVLATAAAMVDSPVTAFNSQILAAAFCLGLPVGRATGLFNYFVYRKLGYDRAFAEGRRFLIDEFEAAGFLGIASAFDDWTREGSFMHTPNHPKIRVLASIATDIAIRAGLVPAGTTPPADVPDVLDDQNGWPVYPEIAARIGCAGGMTFRRYRRDLTEAERHLDLATFAERSYALFAAFGAEKLRTIPRVAETMAVLDGLLVRRPAAA, encoded by the coding sequence ATGAAGATCATGATCGTCGGGCTCTGCCACGTCGTCGGCATGGGCGAGACGCTGCGTCGCCTGCTGCCCGGCGCGGAGGTGACCGCGCTCCACGTCCGCAACGCCACCGACGGGCTGGCGGGCATCGCGGCGGCGGCCGCCGCGGCGGACCTGACCATCACCCAAGCGGTGCCCTCGCACGGCGTCGCCGCGCTCGAGCCGGAGCGCCTGCGCGAGGCGGGTGCGCGCCGGCTCTTCTTCGTGCCGCCCTTCGTGTTCGAGGGCTACCAGCCCGATGCCGCCGTGCTGGCGACGGCGGCGGCCATGGTCGATTCGCCCGTCACCGCCTTCAACTCGCAGATCCTCGCGGCCGCCTTCTGCCTCGGCCTGCCGGTCGGGCGGGCGACGGGCCTGTTCAACTACTTCGTCTACCGCAAGCTCGGCTACGACCGCGCCTTCGCGGAGGGACGGCGTTTCCTGATCGACGAGTTCGAGGCCGCCGGCTTCCTCGGCATCGCGTCCGCCTTCGACGACTGGACGCGCGAGGGCAGCTTCATGCACACGCCGAACCACCCGAAGATCCGGGTGCTGGCGTCGATCGCGACCGACATCGCGATCCGCGCGGGGCTGGTCCCGGCGGGAACGACGCCGCCGGCGGACGTTCCGGACGTGCTCGACGACCAGAACGGCTGGCCGGTCTATCCCGAAATCGCCGCTCGGATCGGCTGCGCCGGCGGCATGACGTTCCGCCGCTACCGCCGCGACCTCACCGAGGCCGAACGCCATCTCGACCTCGCGACCTTCGCCGAGCGCTCCTACGCGCTGTTCGCGGCCTTCGGCGCCGAGAAGTTGCGGACGATCCCGCGCGTCGCCGAGACGATGGCGGTGCTCGACGGTCTGCTGGTGCGCCGCCCGGCGGCGGCGTGA
- a CDS encoding GSCFA domain-containing protein codes for MRNPYLGLPKRAFWRRSVAGLPAEEVDPVSDVPFTIGRTDTIATAGSCFAQHIAKTLVKAGFHYLVTERTPATAHATDENIGVFPARFGNVYSVRQLRQLFQRAYGLFEPVDDAWQRADGRWIDPFRPRIQDAGFPSPEAVAEDRVVHLAAVRAMFETCDVFVFTLGLTETWIAREDDAVFPLSPGVEAPGRPDGDYAFHNFSVLEMVADLTAFLADLRTVNPGVRVILTVSPVPLIATYETRHVLQSTVYSKSALRVVAEEIVRSHQGVAYFPSFEIITGPHTRSRFFAEDLREVTDEGVQHVMALFRRHYLSDDTAAAPRPVRTEDVMSEGTRAAVAERLRSVQAVVCDEEALDRG; via the coding sequence GTGCGTAACCCCTATCTCGGCTTGCCGAAGCGCGCGTTCTGGCGGCGCTCCGTGGCGGGCCTGCCGGCGGAAGAGGTCGATCCGGTCTCCGACGTCCCGTTCACCATCGGCCGCACCGACACGATCGCGACGGCGGGCAGCTGCTTCGCCCAGCACATCGCCAAGACGCTGGTGAAGGCCGGATTCCACTATCTGGTCACCGAGCGGACGCCGGCGACGGCCCATGCCACCGACGAGAACATCGGCGTCTTCCCTGCGCGTTTCGGCAACGTCTACTCGGTTCGCCAGCTGCGCCAGCTCTTCCAGCGCGCCTACGGCCTGTTCGAGCCGGTCGACGACGCCTGGCAGCGCGCCGACGGCCGCTGGATCGACCCGTTCCGCCCGCGGATCCAGGACGCCGGCTTCCCGAGCCCCGAGGCGGTCGCCGAGGACCGGGTCGTCCATCTCGCCGCGGTCCGCGCGATGTTCGAGACCTGCGACGTCTTCGTGTTCACGCTCGGGCTGACGGAGACCTGGATCGCGCGGGAGGACGATGCGGTGTTCCCGCTCTCCCCCGGCGTCGAGGCGCCCGGCCGCCCGGACGGCGACTACGCCTTCCACAACTTCTCCGTTCTCGAGATGGTCGCGGACCTCACGGCCTTCCTGGCCGACCTGCGCACGGTCAACCCCGGCGTGCGGGTGATCCTGACGGTCTCGCCGGTGCCGCTGATCGCCACCTACGAGACGCGCCACGTCCTGCAGTCGACCGTCTACAGCAAGTCGGCGCTGCGGGTCGTCGCCGAGGAGATCGTGCGCTCGCACCAGGGCGTCGCCTACTTCCCCTCTTTCGAGATCATCACGGGTCCGCACACCCGGTCGCGCTTCTTCGCCGAGGACCTGCGCGAGGTGACCGACGAGGGTGTGCAGCACGTCATGGCCCTGTTCCGCCGCCACTACCTGTCCGACGACACGGCGGCCGCCCCCCGTCCGGTCCGAACCGAGGACGTGATGTCGGAGGGCACGCGCGCGGCGGTAGCGGAGCGGCTGCGGTCCGTCCAGGCCGTCGTCTGCGACGAAGAAGCACTCGATCGGGGCTGA